In Sporichthya polymorpha DSM 43042, a genomic segment contains:
- the rplN gene encoding 50S ribosomal protein L14 produces the protein MIQQESRLRVADNTGAKELLCIRVLGGSGRRYAGIGDIIVATVKDAIPGGGVKKGEVVKAVIVRTTKERRRGDGSYIRFDENAAVIIKDGGDPRGTRIFGPVGRELRDKRFMRIISLAPEVL, from the coding sequence GTGATCCAGCAGGAGTCGCGACTGCGCGTCGCCGACAACACGGGTGCGAAGGAACTTCTCTGCATCCGCGTTCTCGGCGGCTCCGGTCGGCGCTACGCGGGCATCGGCGACATCATCGTCGCCACCGTCAAGGACGCGATCCCGGGCGGCGGGGTGAAGAAGGGCGAGGTCGTCAAGGCGGTCATCGTCCGGACCACCAAGGAGCGTCGCCGCGGCGACGGCTCCTACATCCGCTTCGACGAGAACGCGGCCGTGATCATCAAGGACGGCGGGGACCCGCGCGGCACGCGCATCTTCGGCCCGGTCGGCCGCGAGCTGCGGGACAAGCGCTTCATGCGCATCATCTCGCTCGCTCCGGAGGTGCTCTGA
- a CDS encoding type Z 30S ribosomal protein S14 has translation MAKKSLIAKAARKPKFAVRAYTRCQRCGRPHSVYRKFGLCRVCLRTMAHRGELPGVTKSSW, from the coding sequence ATGGCCAAGAAGTCTTTGATCGCCAAGGCGGCGCGCAAGCCGAAGTTCGCCGTGCGCGCCTACACCCGGTGCCAGCGGTGCGGTCGTCCGCACTCGGTGTACCGCAAGTTCGGCCTCTGCCGCGTGTGCCTGCGCACCATGGCCCACCGCGGCGAGCTGCCCGGTGTCACGAAGAGCAGCTGGTAA
- the rplE gene encoding 50S ribosomal protein L5 — translation MTATEERVEKIPARLKLRYREEIVPALQNDFNYANVMQIPRLVKVVVNMGVGEAARDSKLIDGAVRDLEAITGQKPQVTKARKSIAQFKLREGMPIGAHVTLRGDRMWEFTDRLLSVALPRIRDFRGLSPKQFDGRGNYTFGLNEQSMFHEIDQDKTDRVRGMDITVVTTATNDDEGRALLRHLGFPFAETR, via the coding sequence ATGACGGCCACCGAAGAGCGCGTCGAGAAGATTCCGGCCCGCCTCAAGCTGCGGTACCGCGAGGAGATCGTCCCCGCGCTGCAGAACGACTTCAACTACGCGAACGTCATGCAGATCCCGCGCCTGGTGAAGGTCGTGGTGAACATGGGCGTGGGCGAGGCGGCCCGCGACTCCAAGTTGATCGACGGCGCCGTCCGCGACCTGGAGGCCATCACCGGCCAGAAGCCGCAGGTCACCAAGGCCCGCAAGTCGATCGCGCAGTTCAAGCTCCGCGAGGGCATGCCGATCGGCGCGCACGTCACGCTGCGCGGCGACCGCATGTGGGAGTTCACCGACCGTCTGCTGTCGGTCGCGCTGCCCCGCATCCGCGACTTCCGTGGTCTCTCGCCGAAGCAGTTCGACGGCCGCGGCAACTACACGTTCGGCCTGAACGAGCAGTCGATGTTCCACGAGATCGACCAGGACAAGACCGACCGCGTTCGCGGCATGGACATCACGGTGGTCACGACGGCCACCAACGACGACGAGGGTCGCGCGCTGCTGCGTCACCTCGGCTTCCCGTTCGCCGAGACGCGGTAA
- the rpsQ gene encoding 30S ribosomal protein S17, translating to MSESTQRGFRKVREGLVVSDKMQKTVVVAVEDRVKHPLYGKVIRRTNKLKAHNENDEAGVGDRVLLAETRPLSATKRWRVVEILEKAK from the coding sequence ATGAGTGAGTCCACCCAGCGCGGCTTCCGCAAGGTCCGTGAGGGCCTCGTGGTCAGCGACAAGATGCAGAAGACGGTCGTCGTGGCTGTCGAGGACCGGGTCAAGCACCCGCTCTACGGCAAGGTCATCCGCCGCACCAACAAGCTGAAGGCCCACAACGAGAACGACGAGGCCGGCGTCGGCGACCGCGTTCTCCTCGCCGAGACCCGGCCGCTGTCCGCCACCAAGCGGTGGCGCGTGGTCGAGATCCTCGAAAAGGCCAAGTGA
- the rplX gene encoding 50S ribosomal protein L24 has product MKIKKGDTVQVISGKDRGVRGRVIQAYPEADKVLVEGVNRIKKHTKVTTGLRGAQSGGIVTQEAPIHVSNVMLVDPEDHLPTRVGYRRDEEGRKVRVSKRTGKDI; this is encoded by the coding sequence ATGAAGATCAAGAAGGGCGACACCGTCCAGGTGATCTCCGGCAAGGACCGCGGCGTCCGCGGCCGGGTCATCCAGGCCTACCCCGAGGCTGACAAGGTCCTCGTCGAGGGCGTCAACCGGATCAAGAAGCACACCAAGGTGACCACCGGCCTCCGCGGCGCTCAGAGCGGCGGCATCGTCACCCAGGAGGCGCCGATCCACGTCTCCAACGTGATGCTCGTCGACCCCGAGGACCACCTGCCCACCCGCGTCGGCTATCGCCGCGACGAGGAGGGCCGCAAGGTCCGGGTCTCCAAGCGCACGGGGAAGGACATCTGA